From one Dendropsophus ebraccatus isolate aDenEbr1 unplaced genomic scaffold, aDenEbr1.pat pat_scaffold_774_ctg1, whole genome shotgun sequence genomic stretch:
- the LOC138779824 gene encoding UMP-CMP kinase 2, mitochondrial-like, translated as MPGWRKHRLGLKLLFYIRSGLTDGIRMGGSSTDLKMFAVEPSSYSSSPFYFRPYSNGRQAPGMTADDWPMLARGGQAFSVSLTKGQRVKTARLHKALGQQLSHQLPGSEILRLVTYSPENLHGSLQKGFFILPPPSCPDAQKRLCQVLRDYRQEVQLCSYRTGEGQETWQCLWELNGEAKEMARSRVLRVEEEPPSSPFVDSIRGSAVFYSLEDAADVLGECSAVIPEAEKVLASMEQHRIVERGRFPIIVIEGLDATGKSTLTESLKSHLEAALLKSPPESIGQWRAIFDSESTLVKRAYYAAGNYIGAAEIAQASKTSPVIVDRFWHSTAAYAIATEIGGGLHNLPEPHHDVYHWPDDLLRPDLVILLTVCDEERIRRIQKRGLQETKEEKELKVNSVFRQKVEEVYKRMENPGCVIIDASPSKETVLQEALRVIRKHCDI; from the exons ATGCCAGGGTGGAGGAAGCACCGACTTGGTCTGAAACTTTTATTCTACATAAGATCAGGACTCACAGACGGCATAAGGATGGGCGGTTCTTCCACCGACCTGAAGATGTTTGCGGTGGAGCCGAGTAGTTATTCCTCCAGTCCCTTCTATTTTAGACCCTACAGTAATGGACGCCAAGCTCCAGGTATGACCGCCGATGACTGGCCAATGCTGGCGCGAGGTGGGCAAGCCTTTTCAGTGTCTCTAACTAAGGGACAAAGGGTTAAAACTGCCAGACTACACAAAGCATTAGGGCAACAGCTATCCCATCAGCTGCCGGGCAGCGAGATCTTACGGCTGGTCACCTACAGTCCGGAGAACCTCCATGGCTCTCTACAGAAGGGCTTCTTCATCTTGCCCCCTCCTTCTTGCCCTGATGCCCAGAAGAGACTGTGTCAGGTCCTCAGGGACTACAGGCAGGAGGTTCAGCTGTGCAGCTATAGGACAGGAGAAGGACAGGAGACCTGGCAATGTCTGTGGGAGCTGAATGGAGAAGCGAAGGAGATGGCGAGATCCAGAGTACTAAGAGTGGAGGAAGAACCGCCGTCATCTCCATTCGTGGACAGTATTAGAGGTTCTGCCGTGTTCTACTCACTGGAGGATGCCGCTGATGTGCTGGGAGAG TGCTCCGCAGTCATCCCTGAAGCTGAGAAGGTTTTGGCCTCCATGGAGCAGCACAGGATTGTGGAGAGAGGACGCTTTCCTATCATTGTTATTGAGGGACTTGATGCCACAG GAAAATCTacactgacagagtctcttaagAGTCACCTGGAAGCTGCATTGTTAAAGTCCCCCCCTGAGTCCATCGGCCAATGGAGAGCAATCTTTGATTCCGAGTCTACGCTGGTAAAGAGAGCGTACTACGCCGCGGGCAACTACATTGGCGCTGCGGAGATAGCACAAGCATCAAAAACATCTCCTGTTATTGTGGACAG GTTCTGGCACAGTACAGCTGCCTACGCTATAGCCACAGAGATAGGAGGGGGTCTCCACAACCTACCAGAGCCTCACCATGATGTCTACcattggccagatgatcttcttaGGCCGGACCTTGTCATTCTGCTGACTGTCTGTGATGAGGAGAGAATCCGTCGTATCCAAAAACGTGGACTACAGGAGACGAAAGAAGAGAAGGAACTGAAAGTAAACAGCGTCTTCAGACAGAA AGTGGAAGAAGTCTACAAGAGAATGGAGAACCCGGGCTGTGTTATTATCGACGCCAGCCCCTCTAAGGAGACGGTTTTACAGGAAGCACTAAGAGTTATAAGGAAACATTGTGACATCTAA
- the LOC138779823 gene encoding S-adenosylmethionine-dependent nucleotide dehydratase RSAD2-like codes for MMSVHSLPVMEMLTAFWKNMTFLLECMKMLSPWCWLEVFGARKISSPKISAPQEPGRVKPVSVNYHFTRQCNYKCGFCFHTAKTSFVLPIEEAKTGLAMLKDAGMEKINFSGGEPFLQDRGNFVGKLVAYCKKDLKLPSVSIVSNGSLITERWFKSYGEHLDILAVSCDSFHEDVNKLIGRGQGKKNHVEKLMKIRQWCSDYNVAFKINSVINSYNMDEDMREEITMISPIRWKVFQCLIIDGENSGEEALRQAEKFVITDDQFKGFLDRHKDIKCLVPESNQQMRDSYLILDEYMRFLDCRNGRKDPSRSILDVGVENAIMFSGFDEKMFFKRGGKYVWSKADLRLDW; via the exons ATGATGTCCGTGCACTCTCTCCCAGTTATGGAGATGCTCACAGCGTTCTGGAAGAATATGACATTCCTGCTGGAATGTATGAAGATGCTTTCACCCTGGTGCTGGTTGGAGGTTTTTGGGGCAAGGAAAATTTCTTCTCCAAAAATAAGTGCACCCCAGGAGCCTGGAAGAGTGAAGCCGGTCAGTGTGAATTATCACTTCACCAGGCAATGCAACTATAAATGTGGCTTCTGCTTCCACACTGCAAAGACGTCTTTTGTGCTACCCATAGAGGAAGCCAAGACAGGACTGGCCATGCTAAAAGATGCAG GAATGGAGAAAATAAACTTTTCTGGAGGGGAACCATTTCTGCAGGACAGGGGAAACTTTGTAGGAAAACTGGTCGCGTACTGCAAAAAAGACCTGAAGTTGCCCAGTGTCAGCATTGTGAGCAATGGCAGCCTGATCACCGAGAGATGGTTTAAAAGCTATG GAGAACATCTGGACATCCTCGCCGTGTCCTGCGACAGTTTTCATGAAGACGTCAACAAACTCATTGGTCGTGGGCAAGGAAAGAAAAATCACGTGGAAAAACTGATGAAGATCAGACAGTGGTGCAGTGACTACAACGTGGCCTTCAAAATAAATTCGGTCATCAATAGTTACAATATGGACGAAGACATGAGAGAGGAAATCACCATGATCAGCCCAATACGCTGGAAG GTGTTCCAGTGTCTTATTATTGATGGGGAGAATTCTGGAGAAGAAGCATTGAGACAAGCTGAAAAGTTTGTCATCACCGATGATCAGTTCAAAGGTTTCCTGGATCGGCATAAGGACATTAAATGTTTGGTTCCAGAATCCAACCAACAG ATGCGGGATTCGTATCTTATTTTGGATGAATAT ATGCGCTTCCTTGACTGCAGAAATGGACGCAAAGACCCATCCAGGTCCATCTTGGACGTCGGGGTGGAAAACGCTATAATGTTTAGCGGCTTCGACGAGAAGATGTTTTTCAAAAGGGGAGGAAAATATGTGTGGAGCAAAGCCGATCTGAGACTGGACTGGTGA